The Nitrospinaceae bacterium genomic sequence GGGCTCGCTTTTATTCGTCTCGGGGCAAATTCCGCTCAGGGACGGAAAGTTGATTCACGAGGGAAAGGTAGGGCGCGAGGTTGATTTTGAGGCTGCCAGGGAATGCGCCCGGCAGTGTTTTCTGAACGCACTAGCCCAGGTGAGAGCGGCTCTCGGAAGTCTCGACAGGGTATCTCGCGTGGTAAGATTGAGCGGATATGTGGCATCGGCCGAAGGTTTTACGGACCAGGCGGGTGTCTTAAATGAGTCCTCCGAGCTTGCGGTTCAGGTTTTTGGTGAGGCGGGGAAGCATTCGCGAATCGCAATTGGGGCGGCGGAATTGCCGCTAGGCTCTCCTGTTGAGGTTGATGTAATACTTGAAGTTAAGGAAAGTTAATAGTTGAAATGGCTCTAGATAGACGTGAATTTGAAACTTTGGCCCTTGAGCATATTGATGCGCTCTACAGAGGGGCTCTCAGGTTGTCTGGCAACCCTGAGGACGCCGAGGACCTCGTGCAGGATGTGTATGTGCGCGCCATCCGGTTTTACACCCAATTCCAGCCAGGGACGAATATCCGCGCCTGGCTCTTTAAAATCCTCAAAAATACCTTTATCAACCGTTTTAGAAAGAAATCTCGTACCCCAACTCAGCTTGAACTCGATGACTCGGAGTACCAGCGATCGGATTTGACCGATTTTAACGCCGGGCATTCGAAGATAGAGGGCCCAGAGGCCCAGTTCTTCAAGCGCCAGACGTCTAAGGTCATAGAAAAGGCGCTTTCCGAAATTCCCGAGAAGTTTCGGAGAATTATTGTTTTGTCTGACATTGAGGGGTTTTCATACCGCGAGATAGCTGAAATTGAGGAATGTCCCCTCGGAACGGTCATGTCCCGTCTTTATCGGTCTAGACGGATGCTCCAAGCATTGTTGGTGAAATACGATGAAACGGGGGAAATGAGCGTAGTAGAGGAAAAATGAAATTTTTTTCCCCTGGCTTTGTTATCTAAAATGTAGGTGATTATTGATTAAAGCCTTGGGAGATAGGTTTTAAGTCGATATTGTCTTGAAGTGGCCAAATTTCCTGATTATGGAAAAAGTGCTTGGTAGAGGTGAAAATCGCCTGAAGCCGAAAAATGAGGTTTTTTAGATGAACAGGGAAGACGTGGTTCGATTCATCGATGCTTATGTCGATAATGAACTGGACGTGAAGGAGGCCCTTGAGGTCCAGGCATGGATAGAGCGCGATGAGGATTGCCGGGCAGAATATGAGCGAATTATAGCTCTTAAAGAAATGCTGCGCGGACAAGATCATGAAGTGGGCCCCGTGGCCTCTGACCTGTTAAAGCACCGTGTGAAAAAAGCGATTCGGCGAGAGGGGTTGCGGAAAACTGTTTGGTTCCGTCCCTCGGCGGTGGCTGCTGCTGTCGCTGCTTTCGTGGTTCTTGGCTGGGCGGGCTACCAGCGGGTAGCGGTGGTTCCTGCGCCTTTGGTTTCCGACACGATCATGGTCTACAGGGTCGAGACGGGCAATCCCCTTGATTTAAAGTCCGGAAATTTTCAACAAGTATCCTCATGGCTGGCTCAAAAGTTTCAACAGAAAGTCAGTACGCTAGAGCTCAAAGGTGAAATGCTCGGCGCGCGCCTGTGCCCGTTTGCCGGCCAGAAGGGGGCCATGATTCGCTACCGCCACAAGAGCAAGAATATGGCGCTCTTCATCGGCGATGCTAGCGCGATTCGCTATGATCTACCCATGCTCGCGAGCTTTCGCATCAACGGGCAAAAAGTTTTTGAGGCTGAAAAGGATGGATTCCGCCTTGCTTTCTGGCGAAAGGGTATGTGGTTCTATGCCCTGGTGCTAGAGGGTGTTGAGGGGCAGGAAGACATCAGGGGTATCATGAGCCAGGGGACATTTAAGTTTTAGTCAATATTTATGTATAAACAGGAAAAGCCCCGGAAAAGCGGGGCTTTTTTTGTGCCTGTTTGAGGCTGGTCCTATGTGCAGACGGGAGAGTATAATCCCTCTAGTTAGTTTTGCCGTGCCAATTGCCTATATATAAAAGAGAGGGCCGCATGATTTTTCGCTTATTATCGATTTCAGTTCTTTCCCTTTGTTTTTTGGTGTCCGGTGCCCAGGGAGCCGTTAGGAGTGAGTCTGCTCTTCGAGAAATTGAGGGAGTTTTCATAGGGATCGCCGAGCGGGTGAAGCCCGCCGTGGTTAGTATTCGCTCCGAGAGCCGGGTGAGTAGGCCCGCTCGACGAGCACCGAAGAAAAATCCGGGGAATGAGAAGGGAAAGCCTCCCAAGCCGCATCCCAATCTTCCTCGATTCTCCTCGGGCTCCGGATTCATTGTCGATCCCGAGGGCTACATTCTCACCAATAATCACGTTGTTTCGAACTCGCGCCGCCTTCGGGTTCGCCTGTCCGATAAATCGGAATACTGGGCAAGGGTTATCGGCACAGATCCCTACACGGATCTTGCCTTGATCAAAATCGATGCGCCCACGCCTCTACCCATGCTCAAGTTGGGAGACAGCGAAAAGGTGAAGGTTGGCCAATGGTCAATCGCCGTTGGCGATCCCTTTGGCATCACCCGAACATTCACGGTTGGTGTGGTCAGTGGTATGGGCCGGACGGGTGTTGGCGTCGCGCGGTATGAGTATTTCATCCAGACGGATGCCGCCATCAACCGCGGGAACAGCGGTGGCCCATTGCTCAACATCGATGGCGAGGTGATCGGAATAAATACGGCCATCCCGGCGCCGGGAAGCGGCTTGGGATTTTCCATTCCAATAAATATGGCCCGCGACGTAATGAAATATCTCAGGCGCCTGGGCACTTTTCCCAGAGGGTATCTCGGGGTGACGATCCAGCCGGTCGGAAACGATATGGCCCACCTCCTCGGGCTCAAATCTCCGTCCGGTGCGCTGGTGGGCTCATTGCTCAAGGATGGTCCCGCCATGCACGCTGGGGTTAAGGCCGGAGATGTAATCGTCGAAATCGACGGCAAGTATGTGGATGATACGGCGCATTTACAACGGCTGGTTGGGTGGACGCCTCCGGGCAAAGCGGTGAATCTGAATGTCGTTCGCTATGGCAGGAAAAGGAAGCTTACCGTCAAACTGACGAAGCTTCCTGATTCGCCAGCGTCGAATAAAAAACCTCTTTCTCCTGGTCCGACGGAGCCAGCCCAGTTGGGGAGCTATGGGATGAGTGTTGAAACCCTCTCGCCAGCTTTGATGAAGAAAAACCTACTGACAAAATCTGGAGGGGTTTATATCAATGAAGTTGAGCCCGGATCTCGCGCATTCAGGGACGGGGTTCGTGTGGGTATGGTGATTCGGGAATTCACCTACCGGGCGCCGGGGGGCAGAACGGCTCCCGT encodes the following:
- a CDS encoding RidA family protein is translated as MGAEEAVVSLGLSLPDAPPPVGAYVPFVQTGSLLFVSGQIPLRDGKLIHEGKVGREVDFEAARECARQCFLNALAQVRAALGSLDRVSRVVRLSGYVASAEGFTDQAGVLNESSELAVQVFGEAGKHSRIAIGAAELPLGSPVEVDVILEVKES
- a CDS encoding sigma-70 family RNA polymerase sigma factor codes for the protein MALDRREFETLALEHIDALYRGALRLSGNPEDAEDLVQDVYVRAIRFYTQFQPGTNIRAWLFKILKNTFINRFRKKSRTPTQLELDDSEYQRSDLTDFNAGHSKIEGPEAQFFKRQTSKVIEKALSEIPEKFRRIIVLSDIEGFSYREIAEIEECPLGTVMSRLYRSRRMLQALLVKYDETGEMSVVEEK
- a CDS encoding PDZ domain-containing protein, with protein sequence MIFRLLSISVLSLCFLVSGAQGAVRSESALREIEGVFIGIAERVKPAVVSIRSESRVSRPARRAPKKNPGNEKGKPPKPHPNLPRFSSGSGFIVDPEGYILTNNHVVSNSRRLRVRLSDKSEYWARVIGTDPYTDLALIKIDAPTPLPMLKLGDSEKVKVGQWSIAVGDPFGITRTFTVGVVSGMGRTGVGVARYEYFIQTDAAINRGNSGGPLLNIDGEVIGINTAIPAPGSGLGFSIPINMARDVMKYLRRLGTFPRGYLGVTIQPVGNDMAHLLGLKSPSGALVGSLLKDGPAMHAGVKAGDVIVEIDGKYVDDTAHLQRLVGWTPPGKAVNLNVVRYGRKRKLTVKLTKLPDSPASNKKPLSPGPTEPAQLGSYGMSVETLSPALMKKNLLTKSGGVYINEVEPGSRAFRDGVRVGMVIREFTYRAPGGRTAPVRVPISGLDEFEGVLDKIPAGSNVLARITRGSPRGERSFFMIMRSVRAK